The following proteins are encoded in a genomic region of Hoeflea phototrophica DFL-43:
- the glgC gene encoding glucose-1-phosphate adenylyltransferase encodes MEQKRAQPLARDAMAYVLAGGRGSRLKELTDRRAKPAVYFGGKTRIIDFALSNALNSGIRRIGVATQYKAHSLIRHLQRGWNFLRPERNESFDILPASQRVSETQWYDGTADAVFQNIDIIEGYEPKYMVILAGDHIYKMDYELMLQQHVDSGADVTVGCLEVPRMEATGFGVMHVDETDQIIDFVEKPVDPPGIPSNPDMALASMGIYVFNTGFLMEELRRDAQTPGSSRDFGKDIIPYIVQHGKAVAHRFADSCVRETPEHEAYWRDVGTMDAYWQANIDLTEILPDLDLYDRSWPIWTYAEIRPPAKFVHNEDGRRGTALSSLVSGDCIISGSELHRSLLFSGVLCRSYSKLNEAVVLPECVIGRHANLSRVVLDRGVKIPAGLVVGQDPELDASRFRRTESGICLITQEMLDREGLIYE; translated from the coding sequence ATGGAGCAGAAAAGGGCACAGCCACTGGCACGAGACGCCATGGCCTATGTGTTGGCCGGCGGCCGCGGCAGCCGGTTGAAAGAGCTCACCGACCGGCGCGCCAAGCCAGCCGTTTATTTTGGCGGCAAGACCAGGATTATTGATTTTGCCCTCTCCAATGCCCTCAACTCCGGGATTCGCCGCATCGGCGTCGCGACCCAGTACAAGGCACATTCACTGATCCGGCACCTGCAACGTGGTTGGAACTTCCTACGCCCCGAGCGAAATGAAAGTTTCGACATCCTGCCGGCCAGCCAGCGCGTGTCAGAGACCCAATGGTACGACGGCACTGCAGATGCCGTGTTCCAGAACATCGACATTATCGAAGGCTACGAGCCCAAATACATGGTGATCTTGGCCGGTGATCATATTTACAAGATGGACTACGAATTGATGCTGCAACAGCACGTCGATTCCGGCGCCGACGTTACTGTCGGCTGTCTCGAGGTGCCACGCATGGAAGCAACAGGCTTCGGCGTCATGCATGTCGATGAAACCGACCAGATCATAGACTTCGTCGAAAAACCCGTCGACCCGCCCGGCATCCCAAGCAATCCCGACATGGCTCTGGCGTCGATGGGAATCTATGTCTTCAACACCGGTTTCCTGATGGAGGAGTTGCGGCGGGATGCTCAAACCCCTGGCTCAAGCCGTGATTTCGGCAAGGACATCATCCCCTACATCGTCCAGCACGGTAAAGCGGTGGCACATCGGTTCGCCGATTCCTGCGTTCGGGAAACACCGGAGCATGAAGCCTACTGGCGGGATGTCGGAACCATGGACGCCTATTGGCAAGCCAACATCGATCTGACCGAAATACTGCCCGATCTCGACCTTTATGACCGGTCCTGGCCGATCTGGACCTATGCGGAGATCCGCCCGCCGGCCAAATTTGTGCACAATGAAGATGGCCGTCGCGGCACGGCGCTTTCCTCACTGGTGTCGGGCGATTGCATCATTTCCGGATCAGAATTGCATCGCTCGCTGCTTTTCTCCGGTGTGCTGTGCCGCTCTTATTCAAAACTCAACGAAGCGGTGGTATTGCCCGAATGTGTCATCGGGCGTCACGCCAATCTCTCCCGCGTCGTGCTCGACAGGGGCGTCAAGATTCCGGCCGGACTGGTTGTCGGCCAGGATCCGGAACTCGATGCCAGCCGTTTTCGTCGAACCGAGTCAGGGATCTGTCTCATAACCCAGGAAATGCTCGACCGTGAGGGGCTGATTTACGAATGA
- the glgA gene encoding glycogen synthase GlgA: MKVLSVASEVYPLIKTGGLADVAGALPAALAAHGVDMQVLLPGYKPVMAKLVNPVRMMEFDDLFGVKAVIMAYRMGGVQYLVLDAPDLFDRDGGPYTDASGTDFPDNWRRFAALCRAAASIAEEGLDGWIPDVVHAHDWQAGLVPAYLQHGPAAATPSVMTVHNIAFQGQFKAAIFAELGLPPSVFSVDGIEYYGDVSYLKGGLQLASVITTVSPTYAQEIRTPEFGMGLEGLVNARAADLYGIVNGIDTTVWDPASDPLIEAKYSEGKLKKRQPNRKALADRFGLTEQDGLLFTVVSRLTWQKGMDVLAEVADDIVTMGGQLAVLGSGDPELEDALLAAAARHPGHIGVIIDYDEALSHLMQAGGDALLVPSRFEPCGLTQLYGLRYGNVPVVARTGGLADTIIDANEAASAARVATGFQFSPVTPDALRETLRRATRAFAEPKVWARLQNQGMDSDVSWERSAARYATMYRDIIASVSSD, from the coding sequence ATGAAGGTTCTCTCTGTTGCGTCAGAAGTCTATCCGCTGATCAAGACCGGCGGGCTTGCGGATGTCGCCGGCGCCCTGCCCGCCGCATTGGCGGCGCACGGCGTAGACATGCAGGTGCTTCTCCCCGGCTACAAGCCTGTCATGGCCAAGCTCGTCAATCCGGTTCGGATGATGGAGTTCGATGATCTCTTCGGCGTCAAGGCAGTGATCATGGCCTACCGGATGGGCGGGGTTCAGTATCTCGTACTGGACGCTCCGGATCTTTTTGACCGCGATGGCGGTCCCTACACGGATGCATCAGGCACCGATTTCCCGGACAACTGGCGGCGCTTCGCAGCGCTGTGCCGCGCGGCCGCCAGCATCGCCGAAGAAGGACTGGATGGATGGATTCCGGACGTCGTTCACGCCCATGACTGGCAGGCGGGTCTGGTTCCGGCCTATCTCCAACATGGCCCGGCGGCAGCCACACCCAGCGTCATGACGGTTCACAACATTGCGTTTCAGGGCCAGTTCAAGGCCGCGATCTTTGCCGAGCTTGGTCTGCCGCCTTCGGTCTTCTCGGTCGACGGCATCGAGTATTATGGCGACGTGAGCTACCTGAAGGGCGGCCTGCAGCTGGCGTCCGTGATCACAACGGTAAGCCCGACATACGCCCAGGAAATCCGCACCCCGGAATTCGGCATGGGCCTTGAAGGCTTGGTCAACGCGCGCGCGGCGGACCTGTACGGTATTGTCAATGGAATCGACACCACGGTCTGGGATCCGGCGAGCGACCCGCTGATTGAAGCCAAATACTCCGAAGGAAAACTCAAAAAACGTCAGCCAAACCGCAAAGCACTTGCCGATCGGTTCGGCTTGACCGAGCAAGATGGGCTCCTCTTCACCGTGGTCAGCCGGTTGACCTGGCAGAAAGGGATGGATGTTCTGGCCGAGGTTGCCGATGACATCGTCACCATGGGCGGTCAGCTTGCGGTTCTGGGGTCAGGCGATCCCGAACTTGAGGACGCGCTCCTGGCCGCAGCTGCCCGTCACCCGGGCCATATCGGCGTCATCATCGACTATGATGAAGCCTTATCCCATCTCATGCAGGCAGGTGGCGACGCGCTCCTGGTCCCGTCACGGTTCGAACCTTGCGGACTGACCCAGCTCTACGGGCTGCGCTATGGAAATGTTCCGGTGGTCGCTCGCACCGGCGGCCTGGCCGACACCATAATCGACGCCAATGAGGCTGCAAGCGCCGCCCGTGTCGCCACAGGCTTTCAGTTTTCTCCAGTCACGCCCGATGCCCTGCGCGAGACACTGCGCCGCGCGACCAGAGCCTTTGCCGAGCCCAAGGTCTGGGCTAGGTTGCAAAATCAGGGGATGGATTCAGATGTCTCCTGGGAGCGAAGTGCAGCACGCTACGCGACGATGTACCGTGACATCATTGCTTCCGTTTCCAGCGATTGA